The Lolium perenne isolate Kyuss_39 chromosome 6, Kyuss_2.0, whole genome shotgun sequence genome segment AAATGAAGAAATGACAAGCAAATGGATGGACCGTACAACGATACTGAGTCGTTTCACCAATTCTATGACAGGGGAACACCGAAATTCCAACAATGCCGAGACATAAAGCATACACGCACTGTCCAAACTCATGAAGATACCAACCCATAGCCCTTTTACCTCAAAAAGACAGTGACAACCCTTCTGATTTGCATAAACCAAACACAACAGCTGCAACAGCGCAACACTACTTGCTAGGTGCATTTGATTTCGAAGTCCTGCTATCACCCTTAAGTTGCGCGTTCTGGAGACCCTCTAAAATCGCTCCCACCGTGTGATCTCCCTTCTCTAGCACTTGCTCCAGCGCCTCCACCTTCTCCAGCAGCTGTTGCGCCTTCGCGTTCGCGCAGCCCAGCAGCTTATCTGAGGTCTTCAACGCTGTGCACAACTAGGGTTTGAGGTACAGAGAATGGGGAGCAGAGTTGTTATTTTTCATTCGGATATGAATTGCAGTAGATAACCACAGGGTATGGCACATGggaaacgacagggaaggcgagaGCCATACCTTCAGCATCAAGGAGGGCCATGAAGGGTCATTCTCCTGTAGTGACTTCATCAGATTGTCATAGTCTTCCTGATTAATGATGAACACGCAAATCGATTACATTTCTGAACTGAGCCGAGATAGCCAAGAATAACAGTAACAGAGTAGCACACCACATTGAATTGATGAACAAAACAGCTTTTTATGGCCTGTTTGTGGGCCCTTCCTTTCTATTGATAAACACTCACTTCAGGGATTAGCAAACAACAAACATGACAAGCACATCAATAATTCAGCACTCTGTTACGCTGGCCACAATGGGTGAAGACGTGAAGTAACCTAAAACAGCATATGAAATATGAACTTAACTTTACTAAGATGAGGCCACCTTAATCAATCCCTGCATCTATTTACTTTAGTATGAAATATGAAATATGGGAGTGGACCTTTTTGTACAATCCATATCAATATACGGTAGCAGGATCCTTCACCCAGAACAATTGAGTAGCTCATGGAGACTCAGGGAAACAAATCAATGGCTAGATGCAATATTCCGAGAGTGAATTCGAAGGCGCAAGAAACAACATGACGGGTGAATCAACAGATGCGTACGAAATCAGGAACGAGGAGACGAAGGGTACCCTCACCTCGAAGAGCCGTTGGAGGTGGGACGGGTCGGCCTCCTCCACCTGCTGCGCTGCCAACGGGGATGAGGGTACAGATGCgtctccgcccccgccgtcgaggtGGTCGTCgcctccgtcgacggcgaggtcgcTGAGGAGATCGCTGACGGTGAGCAACGGGCCTCCGACTCCCCGCATCTCTCCTTTGCTCTCTCTCGGAACCAGTTCTGAGATGCGGGCTCATCTGGGTTAGTACTTAGTAGTCCCAGTCATAACTTTGGACCTAAATGGGCCTTATCTGGACAATTGCGAGTCCAGTTTGCAAAGTGGCCCAGTTCTGGCACACAATAAACAAAAACAGTTCAAAAAATAGTCTAAATCACCCTAAAAATATATTTAAAAATCTGGCAGGGAGTAAATTGGCTATTTATGCCTTGGTCTCCAgttaaataattcaaaaaaaaaatctgacTGGGAAGTGTCTCTATGATCTTCACCTCTTATTACTCTCTTTGTTTGCTAGGGGCACATAAGGTCTCTTCCATTTTGTCGTTCTATTTTTCCGACATAAAGGAAAGTGGCTTATTTCACCTCTGCAAACGGAAGTTCAGTTTCCTCTATTCTGGAGCACATCACAACCATACCCAGTAAGACTAAATTTAAAACGTGTTAAAATCCGTTAGAGCTTGTTTGTCACCCTTCCTCTCATTACATTTGATGGAAATGGAATAAAAATAGCTTCAAAAAATTGAATAAAAGAATACTAGATGACTAATGGCTGCTTATATGCCCTTTATTATTTCTCTCTCCTCCCACCTTTATTCTTGAGAGTCTCACATCTAAACTTAACACCCCTCCCCTTCCCACCCGGTGGCGGCGGCGCCTAGAGTGGGATGGGAGGGGAGCCTGGGTCTCCCCTACACAACGTACTGGTAGGATTAGATATAGGTTTCCTTTTGCCTCAGTAGCTTTTGGCCTAGTGTCATTAGCTAGAAGTTGCCCTTTGTCATGTGTGGATAGCGACATGGAGTTGTCAGCATGTCTCCATGATTTATCTCCATGGAGGAGGGAGCAGGAGGGTAGCAGATATAGCGAAAACTTCATACATAAGTTTGGGGGTTCCTATTTCTAGTGATTTGAGATTCCCATCCCTCTTGGTTGTGTCGGTGGCAGTGTGGAAGAGGAGATGGTATGTGTTCCCGATCAGCCATGATCTGGAAACCGAGAGGGAGATGATGAAGTTGCAGCTTCGTTCTGGAGTTCATCCCTAGCAGTGCTAGCCCGGTTTTATTCGTAAAGGCGTTGGCTCTTCTGGCCCATAGGACGCCACTCCAAAACCTAACTCCGCATGTTCTTTAGTTCATTGTTGACTAGTGTCAAAGTCTGCTCAACCACCATGCTTACTGGCCGATTCAGAGGCATTTATGCTTCAAGGCAGCTCCCACAACCTGCTCTATTCAAAGTGGTGTGGCCCCCGGCCATGGTGCGGGAAACGGCGATCTAAAGATTCGATGCCACTACGGTGGAGAAGGACCCAAGCATGCTCTATCTTTTTATTCTACTCCCTCTGATCGCTTTTAATTGAGTAAATTAAAAGGGATCGGAAGGAGTAGTTTCTTTTGTAAATTCAGAGTGCTACAATGTACTTTCTTTCTTCTGATGTTCTCTATGTAATGTGTAAACCCACCGCTCATTAATGCAATATCTAGGCCCTTGATATGAAAGGCCTTCCAtcgttaaaaaaatgaaaaacactgATGTTGTCACATGTGAAATTTCAAACCGAAAAATCATGTTTAGTTGCCacaagggtttatgaaataaaaatatGTTCATAATAATGACTGGTTAGGGACAATGATTTACTTAACATATCATACCCATTCTCTGAAATTCCCGATTGAAACGAGGGCTCCAAATCCATGACAACCAAAAAAACCCTTTAGGTATGAAATTTCGATTGAAAATTTCACGATTCTGGCTTGAAATGACGGCTGCCAAACAAGCCCTTAGACACTTGTGGTGTATGTAGGCGCACAGTGGCACATAGATGTGAAATTTTTTTcggtaaagggaatatattaatatcaaaacgataccaattacacccagcctctgcaacaacgcaccaccctaatggcactacggatgcacacagccaaaaagaagaaaagaaaactaagaaacaaaagtcccgctacagaatctcggacctaacaacagcagtacatccaccgccaagacaacacctgaaatacagaatctccaaaaacgacgcctccaagaagggaacagtgcgcgaacaccatcgtcgcccgatcaacgatcttaggttttcaccctgaagatagtccccgctct includes the following:
- the LOC127334415 gene encoding uncharacterized protein codes for the protein MRGVGGPLLTVSDLLSDLAVDGGDDHLDGGGGDASVPSSPLAAQQVEEADPSHLQRLFEEDYDNLMKSLQENDPSWPSLMLKLCTALKTSDKLLGCANAKAQQLLEKVEALEQVLEKGDHTVGAILEGLQNAQLKGDSRTSKSNAPSK